The stretch of DNA AGCGCCACTGGTGGTTGTACTGGAACGGCCAGGTGCTCTCCATCTTCTGGCTCGTGTCGGTGATGAATTCCTCGATGGTATCGACCGCGATCTTCGCCGCGACCTCCCCCGCGGCATGGCCCCCCATTCCGTCGGCCACGACGAAGAGCCCCTCGGAGAGGTCGATCACGAACGAATCCTCGTTGTGCTTCCGTTTCCGGCCGATGTCGGTCAACCCGAACGCCCGAAGATTCATCGCCATCGCGTGCTCAGGCCTGGGGCGCGCGGTGGGCGCGCGCCTCCTCGAGACCGCGTCGCACTTCCGCCGAATCGGGCGTCCACCGCATCGCCTCGAGGTAACACTTCTCCGCCCGCGTCCAGAGGCCCGCCTGGCGGAAGATCAGCCCGGCGTCCTTCAGGAAGCTGGCGTTGTGCGGATCGATCCGGATCGACTTCTCGATCGCGGCGACGGCGTGCCGCATCCGGTTCGGGAAGCGCGACGCGGCGAGGGCGAAGTGATGCTGGATCTTCGCGTTCTCGGGATCGTGGTGCATGGCGAGCTCGAAGTTCGAGAACGCCGAATCCCACCGGCCTTCCCGGTACTCGTCGACCCCGCGGGCGAGATACGCCTGGGCGATCGCCTGCGGGTCGTCGGCGGAAACGACCTTGTTGTCGAGGTCGAAATCGTGGGCGGCGCGCCTCTCCCGGTTCGAGAGGATGTTGTAGGCCTCCGTCAGCGCCTGGAACTCCGCCTCGGCGCGGGGCTTCTCCCCCGCCGGAAACCGGTCGGGGTGCCGTTCGCGCGCGAGGTCGCGGAAGCGTTTCCGGATCTGCTCGTCCGTCGCAGTCCGGTCCACTCCGAGAACCTGATAATGGTTGACCGATCGAGCCATGCGTTCGATTCTTTCGGCGATTATCCGGCATCCGGAGCGCCGGGCGCAAGCCCTTCACCGATCGCATCCCTTATTGGCGCTTGATGATGTACAGCTTGCGCGCGGTGACGCGGACGGCTTCCGGCAGATTCCGGTCGTTCATCGTCGCCTTGAGGTCGCGGATCCGGAGGAACTTCACCAGGCGCATCCCGACTTCCGGCGGCACCTTCGGATTTCGGACCAGGGCGAGCACGACGCCGTATTTGCGCACCCAGTCGGGCTTGGCGGCCATCCGCCGGTAGACCTCTTCGTCGACGTTCCGCATCGCCGCGAACGCCTCGAGCTCGACGTCGGTCAGGAACGGAGACTTCAGGACCGCTTCCCACACGGGTTTCAGAACGGAGGTGATCAGGACGCGCCGCTCCTCGCGAGTTCCCTTCGTCGCCGTGTCGATCCGCTGGGCGACCGTCATGTAC from Thermoanaerobaculia bacterium encodes:
- a CDS encoding J domain-containing protein, which gives rise to MARSVNHYQVLGVDRTATDEQIRKRFRDLARERHPDRFPAGEKPRAEAEFQALTEAYNILSNRERRAAHDFDLDNKVVSADDPQAIAQAYLARGVDEYREGRWDSAFSNFELAMHHDPENAKIQHHFALAASRFPNRMRHAVAAIEKSIRIDPHNASFLKDAGLIFRQAGLWTRAEKCYLEAMRWTPDSAEVRRGLEEARAHRAPQA